CTGTAGAGGCATAAACCATGATAGTTTGCCTGCCATGAAAAGTAAAAATgacaatttaaagaaaataactaGCTAGTGGATTGTTGGTTAGAGGATTGCGAGACTCGGCCATTTCAGTGCATCTAGTTTCTGCAGGGAAGCTTGtgaagtttgatgaaccaGAACTGTTCTTGTTTCCTATACAACAATGGTGTGTGTGTTTGATTAATTGGACTTGAACCAAGTGCCTTACTTGATCAAAAAGCAGTGAGAAGCCTCCCAcctttcatcatcatcttgaACTCATCGAAATTAACCATTCCATCTCCATCTTTATCAACCTTCTTCACCATTTCCTTACAAGCCTCAACTCTATTCCCTTCTCTCAAACCCAAAGAGCACAAAACCACCCCCAACTCCTCCACAGAAATCAACCCATCTTTATCCTTGTCAAACACATCAAAAGCCTCCTTCAGCTTCTCCTCTTGGTCCACATCACTAACTTCACTTCCGGCTTCTCCTCCGCTCATAATAGACTGACCCTGGCAGAGCAAGCAGAACTCGGAAAAGTCGATCAGCCCGTCTCCGTTTGCGTCGACCTTCTTCACCATTTCTTCAACTTCCTCATCACTCATGAAGACCCTGATGTTCTTCAGCGACTCCTTCAGCTCCTGCTTTGTTATAAACCCATCACTGTTCTTGTCGAACGTAGCAAACACCCTCTTCAGCTCCGGATCCTCCTCCCTTTTCGTTGTCATCACTGACCTAACGTCTTTCTTGATCACTTCTTTCTTCGTTGCAGCCGACTTAGAAGCCGTTTGGATTGGAACAAAAGACTGAAACCATGCAAGAAGCTTGCGGTTGGGGAAATATATAAAGAAGGCAGCAAGAAATAGAAGTGCTAGCAACAGTAACGTGGTGAACACCATTATTTTTGttccttcttctttgactttgaagaaaaacaaggagaaggagaagatcGAAGTAGAAggaaaggaggaggaagaaggagaagaatgaAGCCGAAGATGGTTTTGTCTTTGTTTAATAAAACTCCAAAGTGTTTGTGAGATCGAAACTCAAAAGGGATTCTTGAGCACTCACGTCAATTGTGGTTAACGCGGTTTTTGGTGGAGGGGTTTGATCCCACAAACCGCGTGATCTGAAACATAAACTATATATGAATGTGGAAAATtattattcttacaaaaaaaatttttgtaaattattatttactgtaaatgatatatatagcttGTGAGAAAATTAAACAATATTTGCAAAGTTGACTTGCAGAGAGACAACCAATACTGTAAAGTCCAAGGAAATTTTGATGAATAATTCTAATGATTCATAGTTTTATACCAAATGGGGTTCTTGGAAAGAAGATGACTTTCTCGAAAACAAGAGTTGCTAGGCTGCCTAGGAATCTCAATCATGCATATTAAAGATTGTTGCCTAGTCTTTTGTTCATCTCGTTACATAACGTGTTGTGGATATTCTTATATGCctaactagctagctaatttgtttgtttgtttgtttaggATTATATCATATCGGCTAGCTTTAAGATCCTTGCGTTTATATTTCACGTTTTCTTACAATATATTGCTCATTGTGCAATGGTGGAGCTAGGATTATAACATCGGGGATGCTTGATTCTCCCTAAAAAAAGACTAAAGAGTAAAATTCATCATAAATTTTCTTGAAAACTTTTGAGTTTGAGGATGCTTGAGACTCCCTAAAAAAGGGCTAAATCCGCCCCTGTCATTGTGTACTGTAATATGTTTTCACATCTGATTCTGATACATTGTACAAGTGAGTGTTTTAGTGGAACAACGATATTAATGGTTGTAAGATTAAATACTATTTTCAAATAGAAGGGACTTCTCATTCAAATCAGATAATGAGCCCTTTTTTTTCCAATCTATATCGGAGATAAAATTATGTGTCTCCCGATCCATTGTCTATATCATATCATCTCTCTCTATAGAGTTTCAACATCTGATCAGACCCGGACCTGCAGAGGCCTAAGAGGCAACAGCCTCATGCACCAAAGCTCTTGGGGCACCACACGCAAGGATTCAACATCCATAGATTTGATGAGTGGCGTCTTTTAGTGTAACAGGGTTTGTAGGAATCAAGAAGGTTTGAGAATAATTATTCTGATAGATATTCACTGATGCCATTTTTTTTAGAGAAACCAATAGGTTATATAGATATTTATGTGCCAATAGCAAGTAAATACTCATATGATGTGTCAAATGACTCAAATCATCAGACAATATGTTATGAGTCGAAACTTAATAAGGTTAAATCGAAAAAAATTGTCTATTCTATAACTGATACAAGCATAACAATAGGTAACAGAttaaattaaatgaaaataatattgGGTTTAGACTCATGCTCCAAAGCTCAAGCCCAAAACATATCTTGTGAAACCCTAGGCAATGATTGTACCTTAGCCGCGATCAACCCTAGCCGCAAACAAGCATTACACATCACCAGCCGGTGAAGCAAACTTGCATCAATTATGGCTTTTCTACTTCGTGTGAATTGATCTCCATCATGCCTGAGAAGATATGGATGCAGTCTTAAACATATATTGTTGTGAAGAAGTATGAATGTATTGTTCAATTTGATCtcactaccaccaccaccatggaGTAAATCAAGATCGTTCCTCATGGCAATATCATGAATCCACCTTGGGTAAAATCGAGTAAGAGAAGAGTATGGAACATTAGAATAGATGAACAACTCACCCGAATCATCACACCGTTTTGAAGCACGACAACTCAAAATAGTATCAATTGCAAATAaacaaccataagagtgaatgATCTGCTAATATTAAATAGATGAAGATAGGGGACGAAACCCTTATGATAAACAGGAATGGCGGCCACAAGATAGCCATACTAGGGTCAGCACAAAGAGTGATGATATTAGGGATGTGAAGGCTGACATAGTTTAGCCTCAGAGAAAGATTGTGAAACCATTTCACTTACGCCATTGTGTAAAGCCtttcattatataatattgtaTCTTATAAGTTACCATATATAACAACTCACTTATCACAATAAATCAATAACTACTCATTGATTacagtttttttcttctaaaatAAGTTATATTAAACAATAATTTCACGAACATCTTTAGTTTTATTAGTACTTGATTCCAAGCTAAATTTCTATTTGTCTTatgaataatatataattgtttttagAATAGTCCTCTGTGACACAATATTATACATTcgtcattcattgattttatCATATTACCATTAATAGAGCGCACCATTTTCTAATATCGCCTCAGGTCCGGCCCTGCATATGATATGTACATTCTCCTTCCAATAGGAAAAACAGGTTATTAGGTTTATGACATGACTCTGCAAACTTCAACTAACTGTATCCTTCTGGAACGACAAAATGATGTGTATGTTGCACCATATATAGCAAGCACCATTTAATAGCTAGCTAGGTTTTCTACCCGTGCTGTGTTGTAGGTAAGAATATCATCACGAGTGCAATTTAGAATTTTGCTCTGTTCATGCTTTCAGATCGAGAAGCAAAAGCTCAAGCCTCAAtcactatgtatatatatccatGTTAATTGGTATATGAAttagtataaaaaaaattggtataTGAATTTCGACGGAGCACTGTATTTGGATCACTATCTACTCTAGTATTAAAAATAAAGTAAGTTCAGGTGAACCAGTCACTGATTAGTAATTACCAAGGAAGATAGAGACTAGGATGGAATAGAAAGCTCAAACTCTTCGGAGGAAGCTGATCCATTGCTTTGCGTACTTATAGATAATACTCATAGTAGCATATATACCTTGCTTTTGCTGCAGGGCATGTGTTCGacgatcatatatatagcttcTAGGAAACGATCTCAAGAATCTGATTCTCAATATATTAACCAAGAAAAGTTTGACAATAATTTTGTACGAGCCTAATATTTGTCAGAGGTTTTGAGATTATAGTCTGGCAGTTTCCTTTAATTATGGAGATTTGGGTGAGCAAGTCACCAaccgtaaaaaaaaattatttttgagtttatttttttatcaagTTACACTTTTATCTCTCATGAAAATATACTTACACATAgtgataattaattaattctggaaaaattagataattttcaaaaaattaaccatttgattttttagcaaattataaaaaggtacTATCTCCTAacttatatttaaaaaatcgatgcttatgaattaattataaaaatgtcatcacatttaaatgaaaattagaaaaaaatcacttaaaaaatattttctagactgttttaccatttctcactctttttttccttctttttctaatttcggccataactttcccGTCCGGCtatagattttgacgaaattggtaccgttagaaaaatctcgctcccctctttcatttgatatactacccactccgaaTCGACCAACAACACAAGACGTAACAACCATCGCAAATGGTTGCCGCCATCAATGGCGGTGCTTCAAGCAATTCCGGCGAAACCGAAAGTCAAGATTCTCTAATTCTAGCTATTCTCTacattctgagcatacttataccaatttcatttgtattttaacaaaatttcgcatattttcacatttcctCTCAGCATGTCACACCTCatatcacaaccactgtcacagacattatcacactacctcttaactaactgtcacacatactatcacaaccgctatcacacccactgtcacataacttgtcacactatctatttacactaactgtcacacccactatcacaacctctgtcacactacttgtcacacccactatcacaacctctgtcacactacttgtcacaaccactatcacactacctattacactaacgGTCACACCCCTTGCCCCTGCCCCTATCACAATccagtcacactacctgtcataaCTTCTATCACACCACctatcacaaccactatcacaccccTTGTCACACCCCCTGTCACAactcatgtcacactacctgtcacaatcTTTGTCACAACTCTTTTCACAACCAATATCACACTATATGTCACAACAcctgtcacaactcacaacccATGTCACAACCCTAATCACAACTCCTATctcactacctatcacaaccacAACCACAGTCACACTTTCTGTCACACCACTTGTCACAGCCGTTGTCACACTattttatgtgactatgttgtgaaaagatgatgaagaagaaaatgaataagaagaatgactagaaTTAACGTACATTTGTTTACaattatgtgatcttgaacttcttGAATCAACTCATACAATCCAAAAATTGATATTAATGTGATGTCACACCCCAACCACATTACGTATCACACTGCCTATCACActagctatcacactaccagtcacactaactttttgctgtgacaggtagtgtgacaacaattttcttaaaaacaaaatcatttgGGAACTCATAAGATCATCTCGGTCACAGTGCCCAAAGATCATCTCGGTCATATTCTCTCTCCTCTGCTTCGACGGTGTCGCCGATGAAGATCTCTACTCTGCGACGCCTCGTACAACCGCAAGTAGGGGCCTCCTCTGATCTAACATCCTCAGTCTCTACAGTTGCGATGACGCCACCCCTCAGATCAACTTCAATGACGCCGCCTCCCACCTTCAAAATGCCATACGCCGCGCCAATGCA
This genomic interval from Argentina anserina chromosome 1, drPotAnse1.1, whole genome shotgun sequence contains the following:
- the LOC126788341 gene encoding calmodulin-like protein 3 translates to MVFTTLLLLALLFLAAFFIYFPNRKLLAWFQSFVPIQTASKSAATKKEVIKKDVRSVMTTKREEDPELKRVFATFDKNSDGFITKQELKESLKNIRVFMSDEEVEEMVKKVDANGDGLIDFSEFCLLCQGQSIMSGGEAGSEVSDVDQEEKLKEAFDVFDKDKDGLISVEELGVVLCSLGLREGNRVEACKEMVKKVDKDGDGMVNFDEFKMMMKGGRLLTAF